The Trueperaceae bacterium genome segment GACGCCGCGCGCCACCATGTCGCAGACGTAGTCGTAGTGGTCGGTGGCGCCCCGTACGACCGCCCCGAGCGTGACGACCGCGTCGACGTCGGCGGCGTCGATCAACGCCGCCGCCGCGAGCGGCAGCTCGACCGCGCCGGGCACCTCGACGACGGACCGGCCGTCGTCGGCGACGCCGGCCTCCCGCAGGACCGCCAGAGCGCCGTCGAGGAGCGGATCGACGATCGCGCGGTCGTAGGGCGCGAAGGCGACGCCGACGCGGAGGCCGGCCCCGTCGAGGCGCCCGCGGAGCGCCTGCGCGGCGTGCGGGCTGGGGTCGTGGGGGGTGTCGGGGCGCGCCACGCGATCAACGACCGACGAGGTCGATGACGTCGAGCGCCGCGTCGCCGATCCGATCGTGGATCTCGTACGTCGCGACGCCGTCCTCGCCGACGCGCAGGGTGAACAGGTTCCAGCCGGGCTGCAGCGTCAGGTCGACGCCGCTGGCGGTCATGCGCGCCTCGCGGTCGACGTACAGCAACGAGAAGAAGCCGGGCGGGCGCTCGAGCTGCGAGAACGCCAGGAAGTACGGCTCCCCGCCGCCGGACACGCTCCGCGTCCAGGTGCCGTCGCCGTCGGCATCGACGTACATCCACAACGTCCCGCGGACGTAGCGCACGCCCTCGGGCTCGACGAGGTACTCGTTCAGGAGGCCGGGCAGGAGCTCCGCCCCGCTGCGGAAGGGCAGCAGGCGGTCCTCGTTCACCTCGCCGAACTCGACGGTGAACGTCCCCCCGACCGGCACGGTGCTGGCGATCTCCTCGACGGGGCGTTGGTCGGCGTCGAACAGCTGCACGCCGACGCGGACGTCGTCGGGGAGCGAGGTTTCGCTGTCGATGACGCCGCTGATCGCGGCGTCGCGTTGCGCGGACGCGACCCCGAGGACGGCCAAGACCGACAGGATCAACGTGAACGTACGGAACGGCGTTCGTCGCATGGACTCTCTCCCTCGTGGGGTCGTGGGCGCAGTGATACCACGGTACGTGGCGCCGGACGGATTCACGACCGCTCAGCGTACCCGTCCGGGTGCGCTCGGTGCCAGGCCCAGGCCGACGCGACGATGCCGCGCAGGTCGCTGCGGTGCGGCGTCCAGCCGAGCGCCGCGCCGATCTTCGCGACGCTCGCGACGAGGCGCGGCGGGTCGCCCGCCCGGCGGGGACCGACCTCGGCGGGGACGTCGGCGCCGGTGACGTCGCGGACGGTGTCGATCACCTCGCGGACGCTGTACCCGACGCCGCTGCCGAGGTTGTACGCCTCGAAGCGTCCCGGTTCGGCCGCCTCGACGGCGAGCGCGTGCGCCTCGGCGAGGTCGGCGACGTGCACGTAATCCCGGACGGCGGTCCCGTCGGGGGTCGGGTAGTCGTCGCCGTAGATGCGGACGCCGTCGCGGCGGCCGGCGGCGGCCTCCAGCACGATCGGCACCAGGTGCGTCTCGGGGCGGTGGTCCTCCCCGCGCGCCTCGGTGGCGCCGGCGGCGTTGAAGTAGCGCAGCGCGACCGCCCCCAGTCCCGCCGTGCGGCTCGCCCAGTCCAGCACCTGCTCGACGCCGTGCTTCGAAGCGCCGTAGACGCTCTCGGGCCGGACGGGTGCGGTTTCCGGGATGGGGACGGCGTCCGGCGTGCCGTACAGCGCGGCGGTGCTGGAGAACACGAAGCGGCGGACGCCGGTCGCCTGCGCGGCCTCGAGCAGGCGGATGCTGCCGGCGGTGTTGTTGCCGAAGTAGGCCATCGGGTCGCGCATGGACTCGCCGACGAGGGAGCTCGCGGCGAAGTGCACGATCGCGTCGGCGTCGTGCGCCACGAGCGTCGCCTCGACGACGGGGCGGTCGGCGACGTCGGCGTGGACGAACGTCGCGCCGTCCGGGACGGCGGCGCGGTGGCCGGTCCGGAGGTCGTCGAGGACGACGACGTCGTGGCCGCGCGCGAGGAGGGTGGAGGTCGTGACGCTACCGATGTAGCCGGCGCCGCCGGTGACGAGGATGCGCATGGGCGGCATGGTACCCGGCAGGGCGCGCGCGGAGCGTGCGCCGGGCCCGTCCCGGCGGCGGTCGGTCCGAGGTGGGTAGGATGCGCGGAACGCCACCTCGGGAGGATGCGCGCATGGCCGACCCCACCCCCACACCCGCCCCCGGTCTGGACGCCGGACTCATCTGGATGGACGGCGAGCTGGTCCCGCAGGAGCGGGCCACCGTGTCGGTCCTGAGCCACGCCCTGCACTACGGCACGAGCGTCTTCGAGGGCATCCGAACGTACGACACCGGGTCGGGCGCCGCGGTGTTCCGGCTGGACGAGCACGCCGAACGCCTGCTGGCGTCGGCCCGCATCATGGGGATGGGCGACCTCCCGAGCCTGGAGACGATCCGCGACGCGGTCGTGGCGACCGTCCGGGCGAACGCGCGGACCGCCTGTTACGTCCGGCCGCTCCTGTGGCACGGTCCGGAGTCGTTGGGGATCAACCCGCGCCGCACGAGCGTGCACTTCATGGTCGCGACGTGGCCGTGGGGCACGTACTTGGGCGACGACGCCGTCCGCGAGGGCGCGAAGGTGATGACGTCCAGCTGGCGGCGCAGTCCCCCCGACGTGCTGGCGACGAAGGCGAAGGCGGGCGGGAACTACGTCAACAGCGTCCTCGCCAACATGGAGGCCCGCGACCACGGGTACGACGAGGCGATCCTGTTGGATCACGCCGGCTTCGTCGCCGAGGGCTCGGGCGAAAACCTGTTCTTCGTGCACGACGGCGTCGTGCACGCGATCCGGCACTCGGTGAACCTGCGCGGCATCACCCGCGACAGCGTGATGCGCATCGCGGAGGCCGACGGGCGCGAGGTGCGCGAAGCGATGGCGACCCGCGACGAGCTCTACGGCGCCGACGAGGTGTTCATGGTGGGCAGCGCCGCGGAGGTCACCGGCATCGCAGAGATCGACCGGCGCGCGATCGGTGCGGGCGTCGCCGGTCCGGTGACGCTGGAGCTGCGGCGCGCCTACCTCGACGTCGTCGAGGGCCGCGACCCGCGGTTCGAGGGGTGGTTGACGCGGGTCGACTGACGTCGGGCGGGGCGCCCCCGCCCCGCCGGGGTCGGGGGCGCCCGCGGACGCGCCTCAGTAGGCCTTGGCGAAGATGACCTTGCGGGGGTAGCCGCTCGGTTGGCCGGTGTGGACGCAGGTCGTGCCTTCCGCGGAGGGCCCCTCCAGGGGGATGCAGCGCACGGTGGCCTTGGTGGCCTCCTGGATCGCCGCTTCGCTCTCCGGGTCGCCACAGTGGGTGGCGTACACCCAGCCGTGCTCGACCTTCTCGACCAACTCCTCGAACGTGTGGGCCTCGTCGACGTGCGCGTCGCGGAAGCTCCGCGCGCGCTCCAACAACCGTTCGTGGAACGCCTCGAGCCGGGCGGGAAGGTCGGCGGCGAGCGCGTCGAGCGCGACCGACGTCTTCTCGCCGGACAGGCGGTCGGCGACGACGGCGGTGCCCGCCTCGAGGTCCTTGGGGCCCAGCTCCACGCGGAGCGGGACGCCCTTGCGTTCCCACTCGTTGAACTTCCAGCCGGGACGCATGCCGTCGCGCGCGTCGACCTTCACGCGGACCCCGGCGGCGCGCAGGTCCTCCGCGAGGCGCTCCGCTGCATCCCCGACGCGGGCGGCGCCCGCGTCGTCGTTGCCGGGGGCGATGGGCACGATCACGACCGGGTGCGGCGCGAGCTTGGGCGGCAGGATCAGGCCGGCGTCGTCGCCGTGCGCCATGATGATCGCGCCGATGAAGCGCGTGGAGAAGCCCCAGCTGGTGGTGTGCGCGTAGGCGCGTTCGTTGTTCAGGTCGTTGAAG includes the following:
- the ribH gene encoding 6,7-dimethyl-8-ribityllumazine synthase — translated: MARPDTPHDPSPHAAQALRGRLDGAGLRVGVAFAPYDRAIVDPLLDGALAVLREAGVADDGRSVVEVPGAVELPLAAAALIDAADVDAVVTLGAVVRGATDHYDYVCDMVARGVERVALDTGRPVAFGVLTSPTRELALARAGGEAGNKGAEAAEAAIRMADLLRRLPHG
- the galE gene encoding UDP-glucose 4-epimerase GalE, whose protein sequence is MRILVTGGAGYIGSVTTSTLLARGHDVVVLDDLRTGHRAAVPDGATFVHADVADRPVVEATLVAHDADAIVHFAASSLVGESMRDPMAYFGNNTAGSIRLLEAAQATGVRRFVFSSTAALYGTPDAVPIPETAPVRPESVYGASKHGVEQVLDWASRTAGLGAVALRYFNAAGATEARGEDHRPETHLVPIVLEAAAGRRDGVRIYGDDYPTPDGTAVRDYVHVADLAEAHALAVEAAEPGRFEAYNLGSGVGYSVREVIDTVRDVTGADVPAEVGPRRAGDPPRLVASVAKIGAALGWTPHRSDLRGIVASAWAWHRAHPDGYAERS
- a CDS encoding branched-chain amino acid transaminase, which encodes MADPTPTPAPGLDAGLIWMDGELVPQERATVSVLSHALHYGTSVFEGIRTYDTGSGAAVFRLDEHAERLLASARIMGMGDLPSLETIRDAVVATVRANARTACYVRPLLWHGPESLGINPRRTSVHFMVATWPWGTYLGDDAVREGAKVMTSSWRRSPPDVLATKAKAGGNYVNSVLANMEARDHGYDEAILLDHAGFVAEGSGENLFFVHDGVVHAIRHSVNLRGITRDSVMRIAEADGREVREAMATRDELYGADEVFMVGSAAEVTGIAEIDRRAIGAGVAGPVTLELRRAYLDVVEGRDPRFEGWLTRVD